In one Oryza glaberrima chromosome 2, OglaRS2, whole genome shotgun sequence genomic region, the following are encoded:
- the LOC127764802 gene encoding outer envelope pore protein 16-3, chloroplastic/mitochondrial-like, with translation MGLEEDTPVTKTVKAAATGLAAGTIWGTVVATWHDVPRVERHVALPGLIRTLKMCGSYGATFAAVGGLYIGVEQLVLSQRKKNDYVNGAVGAFVAGATIFGYRGRSIPSALIAGSCLAFTSAALDVGGNTTRVDNGKEYYPYTVENKPAH, from the exons ATGGGGTTGGAGGAGGACACGCCGGTGACGAAGACGGTGAAGGCCGCGGCGACGGGGCTGGCCGCGGGGACCATCTGGGGCACGGTCGTCGCGACATGGCACGACGTGCCCCGGGTCGAGCGCCACGTCGCGCTCCCGGGGCTCATCCGGACGCTCAAGATGTGCGGCAGCTACGGGGCCAcgttcgccgccgtcgggggCCTCTACATCGGCGTCGAGCAGCTCGTGCTGAGCCAGCGCAAGAAGAACGACTACGTCAACGGGGCCGTCGgcgccttcgtcgccggcgccaccatATTCGGCTACAGAG GAAGGAGCATCCCTTCTGCGCTCATAGCTGGTTCTTGCCTGGCTTTTACATCTGCTGCGCTGGACGTTGGCGGCAACACTACCAGAGTGGACAATGGCAAAGAGTACTATCCCTACACAGTCGAGAATAAGCCCGCTCATTGA